The following are encoded in a window of Castanea sativa cultivar Marrone di Chiusa Pesio chromosome 9, ASM4071231v1 genomic DNA:
- the LOC142610776 gene encoding uncharacterized protein LOC142610776, which translates to MGLPDAPGDLSSEVDVDAFRRLFPLRFYERHLTESIRPDGRPLGRARDTTIALGAVASAEGSALAKIGSTTMLAAIKMEVMTPSMDSPDEGCIAIDFHMPPICSPIVRPGRPAEIAPVVSKKLSDTISSSGMINLKELSLVSGKAAWMAYLDIYCLDADGALFDAALLSAVAAFSHLQIPAVSLNDDGKIVVVSEENGGKLEKDAVNKERMKLTLKSIPFSLTCVLHKNYILADPTAEEESIMETIVTVVLDSSSQLVSLYKPGGPVLAYTSAIQDCVALTRQRMKELQKILDEANSGMEVD; encoded by the exons atggGATTGCCAGATGCACCGGGAGATTTGTCATCAGAAGTGGATGTTGATGCTTTCAGACGCCTCTTCCCTCTTCGATTTTACGAGCGTCATCTCACTGAATCTATAAGGCCGGATGGTAGGCCACTTGGAAGAGCTAGAGATACAACTATAGCCCTTG gaGCTGTTGCGTCTGCTGAGGGTTCAGCATTGGCAAAGATTGGTTCAACT ACAATGTTGGCTGCTATTAAAATGGAAGTAATGACTCCTTCCATGGACTCACCGGATGAAGGCTGCATAG CTATTGATTTCCACATGCCTCCAATTTGTTCTCCAATTGTTAGGCCTGGCAGGCCAGCTGAGATAGCACCAGTTGTGTCAAAAAAATTGTCTGACACTATTTCAAG TTCTGGCATGATCAACTTGAAAGAGTTATCCTTGGTCAGTGGAAAAGCTGCTTGGATGGCATACTTG GACATATACTGTTTGGATGCTGATGGTGCTCTCTTCGATGCTGCTTTACTATCAGCTGTTGCTGCCTTTTCTCATT TACAAATACCTGCAGTTTCCCTAAATGATGATGGTAAAATAGTTGTTGTGTCTGAGGAAAATGGAGGAAAGCTGGAAAAGGATGCTGTTAATAAAGAGAGGATGAAACTGACGCTGAAAAGCATTCCTTTCTCACTAACATGCGTACTTCACAAGAATTATATCTTGGCAGACCCCACTGCAGAGGAAGAGTCCATCATGGAAACTATTGTTACTGTGGTTTTGGATTCTTCAAGTCAACTTGTTTCTCTTTACAAGCCAGGTGGACCAGTTCTCGCCTATACATCTGCTATCCAG GATTGTGTTGCATTGACAAGGCAAAGAATGAAGGAACTACAAAAGATTTTAGATGAAGCCAATTCTGGTATGGAGGTTGATTAG
- the LOC142609317 gene encoding uncharacterized protein LOC142609317: MTNTEWSLKFPAITITHLFSHASYHLPIILQTKIDRRTNSRSKKGFKFEEAWLLWDDCEDVVREAWSTHGDATSALCDVKEKITWCGADLYAWGAARMTPEMERMKVLQKQVELFTKSELIEATKADFVLVSKELEDLLLKQEIC, translated from the coding sequence ATGACCAACACGGAGTGGAGTTTGAAATTCCCAGCTATCACGATCACGCACCTTTTCTCTCATGCCTCTTACCATTTGCCAATTATTCTTCAGACCAAGATTGATAGGCGCACAAACTCAAGGAGCAAAAAGGGATTTAAGTTTGAAGAAGCATGGCTACTTTGGGATGATTGTGAAGATGTGGTCCGTGAAGCGTGGAGTACACATGGAGATGCAACTTCGGCTCTATGTGATGTTAAGGAAAAAATCACATGGTGTGGGGCTGACTTGTATGCATGGGGTGCTGCTAGAATGACTCCTGAGATGGAAAGGATGAAAGTACTTCAAAAACAGGTGGAACTCTTCACCAAAAGTGAACTAATAGAAGCCACAAAAGCTGATTTTGTCTTAGTCAGTAAAGAGTTGGAGGACCTTTTGCTCAAACAGGAAATCTGTTAG
- the LOC142609318 gene encoding uncharacterized protein LOC142609318 produces MVDDVINSLENMKLTAEEEEVITVSDEDRKDEIKSCSLSLIGKFLMCKPFNKRAAQITLRKAWGLDDRVQIMEVGSSMFQFKFQTGFDLERIWGAPFDMFSFKVATKVGSRMGVVEVVEKRQKQVAQSLFMRVKVSIPISKPIRRGSYIVGSDRGRTWVTFKYERLPMLCHYCSLLGHDIRHCANHYAVSKNGKEVVCQYGDWLKALGTRNGSSSKRKPN; encoded by the exons ATGGTAGACGATGTGATAAACAGTCTAGAGAACATGAAGTTGAccgcagaagaagaagaagtgatcACAGTTTCAGATGAAGATCGAAAGGATGAGATAAAGAGTTGCAGCCTGAGTCTGATAGGGAAATTTCTTATGTGTAAACCTTTCAATAAGAGAGCGGCACAGATTACTTTGAGAAAAGCATGGGGCTTAGATGACAGGGTCCAAATTATGGAGGTTGGATCAAGTATGTTCCAATTCAAATTCCAAACTGGATTTGACTTAGAAAGG ATTTGGGGAGCGCCCTTTGATATGTTCTCTTTTAAGGTGGCAACAAAAGTGGGAAGCAGGATGGGAGTAGTGGAAGTAGTtgaaaaaaggcaaaaacaagTGGCTCAAAGTCTTTTCATGCGAGTCAAAGTCTCTATTCCAATCTCAAAACCAATCAGGAGAGGGAGTTATATTGTAGGATCCGATAGGGGTCGTACTTGGGTTACATTCAAGTATGAGAGACTTCCTATGTTATGTCACTATTGCAGCTTACTAGGACATGATATTCGACATTGTGCAAACCATTACGCTGTGTCGAAGAATGGGAAAGAGGTGGTCTGTCAATATGGAGATTGGCTGAAAGCTTTGGGCACTCGTAATGGGTCATCTTCCAAGAGGAAGCCGAATTAG
- the LOC142611280 gene encoding cytochrome P450 81Q32-like codes for MVAILVYLSLTLLVFLVAIKLIVKTRTTRPKHLPPSPPSLPIIGHLHIIKKPLHRTFLALSQKYGQIFSLKFGSQLVVIVSSPSAVEECFTKNDIILANRPPFILGKYLGYNNTTLSQSPYGDHWRNLRRISTLEIFSNYRLNKFLDIRRDEIKHLLRSLSRNSCHSFAKVELQSMLLEMTFNTIMRMVAGKRYYRYGEDVKDEEEARQFRRIIKEITRLGGASNPEEFVPFLRWMDYGGLEKKLKSLSKRADELLQALIDEQRRKEEECNTMIDHMLSLQKSQPDYYTDQLIKGLIMVLLSAGTDTSAATLEWAMTNLLNHPHILKKARDEIDSQIGEEKLIEESDISKLHYLQSIISETLRLYPATPLLVPHMSSTDCTIEGYDVPSGTMLLVNAWAIHRDPKVWDDATTFKPERFENSEVNGHKLMPFGIGRRTCPGASLAQRMVSLTLGSLIQSFEWERVTTEEVDINEGSGITMPKAMPLEAMCKARPIMHKLLSKSTDDV; via the exons ATGGTAGCCATTTTAGTATATTTGTCTCTCACTCTTCTCGTATTTCTTGTTGCTATCAAGCTCATCGTCAAAACAAGAACTACTCGACCAAAACACCTCCCACCTAGCCCACCTTCTCTTCCAATTATCGGTCATCTGCATATCATTAAAAAACCACTCCACCGTACTTTCCTTGCCCTCTCACAAAAATATGGTCAAATATTCTCACTCAAATTTGGTTCACAACTTGTGGTCATTGTGTCATCCCCATCAGCAGTTGAAGAATGCTTTACAAAGAATGACATAATATTAGCCAACCGTCCTCCCTTCATATTAGGCAAGTACCTTGGCTACAACAACACCACCTTATCCCAATCCCCATATGGTGATCACTGGCGCAACCTCCGTCGCATTAGTACCCTTGAAATCTTCTCAAACTATCGCCTCAACAAGTTCTTAGACATCCGAAGGGACGAGATCAAGCACTTGCTACGAAGCTTGTCACGCAATTCTTGCCACAGTTTCGCCAAGGTGGAGCTACAATCAATGCTCTTGGAGATGACATTTAACACCATAATGAGAATGGTGGCAGGGAAACGGTACTACAGGTACGGTGAGGACGTGAAGGACGAGGAAGAAGCGAGACAGTTTAGGCGGATAATAAAAGAGATAACAAGGTTAGGAGGGGCATCAAATCCAGAAGAGTTTGTACCCTTCTTGCGGTGGATGGATTATGGAGGTTTGgagaagaagttgaagagtctCTCCAAGAGGGCGGATGAGCTCTTGCAAGCACTTATTGATGAGCAAAGGCGTAAGGAGGAAGAGTGTAACACTATGATTGACCATATGCTTTCTTTGCAAAAATCGCAGCCAGACTACTACACAGACCAACTCATCAAGGGGCTTATAATG GTATTGTTATCGGCTGGGACTGATACTTCAGCAGCCACATTAGAGTGGGCAATGACTAATCTACTGAATCATCCTCATATATTGAAGAAGGCTAGAGATGAGATAGATAGTCAAATTGGAGAAGAGAAATTGATTGAGGAATCAGATATTTCCAAATTACACTACCTTCAAAGTATTATCTCAGAAACCCTTCGATTGTATCCAGCAACACCATTGTTAGTACCCCATATGTCCTCCACTGATTGCACCATTGAAGGATATGATGTACCGAGTGGCACAATGTTATTGGTCAATGCATGGGCCATACATAGAGATCCTAAGGTGTGGGATGATGCAACTACTTTTAAGCCTGAGAGGTTTGAAAATAGTGAGGTTAATGGACATAAGCTAATGCCATTTGGGATTGGGAGGAGGACTTGTCCTGGGGCGAGCCTCGCCCAACGTATGGTGAGCCTGACTTTGGGTTCATTGATTCAAAGTTTTGAGTGGGAAAGGGTTACTACAGAAGAAGTTGACATAAATGAAGGTAGTGGGATCACTATGCCTAAAGCCATGCCATTGGAGGCCATGTGCAAAGCACGCCCAATCATGCATAAGCTTCTTTCTAAGTCGACGGATGATGTTTGA